The Caloenas nicobarica isolate bCalNic1 chromosome Z, bCalNic1.hap1, whole genome shotgun sequence region TTTGcccaccccagctctgctgggcagctccagcagcaccctcTGGGACCAGCCAGCCCACCCCAGGCCAGCAACATTGGCTACAGAGACACTGCACGATGGCGTCAGGGAAAAGGTCTTAAAATCTACTTTTACAAACCACCTGAAGCAGAAAAACTATCCAGATCTGGTTAGCAGAACAGCAACATGTTCATGCATTTATTCCTAATGGTCTACACAACCCAATCCCAATTCAAGATTTTGTTGTTTATGGGCACATGGTGTTCATTTTATGGGAACAgacctgctctgtgctggaagACTTCCTGCAAGCAACTGTGGTGTTAATTTAGAAGATGGCATTCTTCCCAAACAGTCATTATTAAACCAATAACCCTACATTACCTCCAGCATCAAGGGGGCAATGTGCTGTTAGAGGCAAGACAGAACAAAGGTCCTGGCTGTAGTAATTGCAAAAGGGCTTCGGGGCTGTTCTCTTCAGGGAAGGGACAGAGATGCAGCCTGGCCAAACTCCAGTGCGTGTGGTTTTAAAGATCCTCACTTGAGTTGTATTGTGCTGATGTGCAGCGTTAAAGAGCTGCCACTTCTGTACCCATGCCTGGCTGAGTTACAGGCACTATTTTCAGCATCTCCCTGCCAGAAACGACATCTCTCATGACTTTTATCGTGGAATGGGTGTGTGTTTGTAATCAGCTTGGAAAATCTGTTTCTGAGCTTAATTCTAAAGCCTCGTCTTTGCTACAGGAACAACTGTACTCAGTCGCACAGCTTTCCCTCCCTTCAGCAGCATGGGGAATGATTTGCTCTCCTGGGAAACTGGTCACAGCATAAGCCCGCAGGGTTTTGCAACATCAGTGTTTGATGCCTTCGGTTTAAGTGCTGAACACACTGTACAAGCACAAGTGGACAGCGTGAACTGGGAACTCAGCTGTAGTGCTAAAAGTGCCAATTATTCAGGGAACCCTGTAAGCTAATCAGCAGTTCATGCAGCAATTTTATTAATTCATAGTAGGAGGCAAGGGGTTAATGCCAAGGTTAAACACACTAGAGAGTTTGTCTCAATTCTTTCAGTTGTAGTAATCTAAAAGATCAGTTCGCATGTTCCTATAGCAATCTTGcttgagaaacattttatttaaatgcctTCACAGAATGTCCTTCTGAACGAACAGACCACCCAGGCTTTGCTCAGCTTTACAAGGGCAAGGATGTCAACCACCAGCCCAAGATGAGGCAGATCAGCCATCAAGGCAGCGCACCGTGGTTGTGGATGGCCTTGCTGACATTGCAGAATGCAACTTTTTGCCCTACATCTATAACCAAACTGATACTAGCTGTCCCTCAGGGCTATTTTCAAGGGAATCCCAAACTTAAGTCATCCCAAGCTGCTTCAGATGCAATACATCCCCACAGAAGCCGGTGTCTGTCTGTATGTCTGCAAGCAAATACGTAATACATTTCTAATCATTTGGTTTGGTCTAAATGGAccatcagcagctgctgtctgTGTTTCTTCAAGGTGGAAGACAAGGGAACAGCTTGCCTATGGAGGCTGGAATCTCCATCACTGTCAAACCCATTCCTACACCTTGCCAAACATCATGAAGGAGTTAGGGAACCTTATTTCTGCATGAGGCAGGGTGGTGGGCTTCAAAGCATCTTGAGATACCTTCGAGTCCTGTCTATGACAGTTTGCTGTCTAAATCAAATTGTTCTGGGATCACACATTAAAACGCATTGATAGGGCTCTGCCATGGAGCTAATGAGGAGACTGCCAGTCTCCTGAATCTTCCTAAATGACCTCATTTCTACAGGATTTGTGTTCTTCACAATCATTCATGTGTTTTACCTTCATTAAAGAATCCTCAACTTATCAACAggaaatgtaaatttttttttaatctcctcttTCCCAGTAGAAGAGAAAGTTGTGCCAAAACCACTAGTAGCTCTCAAGTCATGGGTCTGGCGCTCTTTTGGGTTCAGCCTGCCTCCTCGCTTCGGAGCAAAAAGCAGTGCTGTGCTCCATGTTAGGAGCCAGTTGTTGCACAGGCAATAATCCCACCACAGTGGGGTCAgtggcccagagaagctgccaCTGTGCCCTGTGGCTCTGCCATCAGCACTGGATGCCTCAGCAAATTCAAGGCTTTGGTTCTCATCTTTAGCACCCTCACAGGTTCACATCCCACAGAAGcctcattttttctcttcacaaGCTGCAGAAGAGCTACATTTGGGACTGTCAGGTTCCTGCACAGCTCCCTGTCTTGAGAACCAAGAAGTCTGGAAGCAAAAATCTGCTCCTACAAGAAAAAAGGATGATGATCAACACCACAGCTGTAGCAACACCTTATTTGTTTGATCTGACTTCAAGGAATCACGGTCTAGCCCATTGCCTTCACATAACCACACACCACTGATTCTGTGCACATCCATGGAGACACAATATACAGAACAGCtatttctaaaagatttttattaaaaatataggACGCAAAATGGAACCACCATAACCAGACACAACTTAAAGGGTCTGGGCTTCCCCCTTTGCTACCAGAGAGGGCAGCTCAGGACTGCAAAGCCATTTATTTAGCAGCAGAGAGCGTTTCCCAAGTGTCAGCATCCTCCCTTACGCCAAGAGGCCTGATGTGTGCTCAGGACAGCCACAGCTCTGTTGGCATCACAGGAAGCATCTTCCAAAAGGACAATTTATTGGAAAACTAAAGGGTCTTCAAAGAAATGTGTTACAGTggcaggaaaaaacagaatgGGCAATTTCCTACTTCCTCTCATTTGAATGAACACAGTAATTTTTCTTCGGGGCTATACATATATTCTGCAAAACTCTATTTCATTAGCCAAATAAAACCAGTGGTAGGTCATTTAGATTAtgtaaatggaaaacaaacaacgAAACAACGAAAACACcacctccccccccaaaaacccaacaaaacaaaaaaacgcacgacacacaaaaccaaaaccaacaaaaaaacaacacaaaaccacacaaccaaaaaaaagctaTCATGAAGTCCTGTGTTCTAGTTAGAAAACATACCTACAGGACTTACTAGGACCAGCAACTTACACCTCTTCCTTCTTAGATTATAGGCCCCACAGGACAAGTACAGCATAAGGTACTTGAAATCAGAGATTTTACTATGCAAACACACTTTTTcccccattaaaaaaatagattagaGGAAGATATAAACATCTTATTTATTAAATCaaatagaaatgcaaaatatatttcacatgCCTTACATGGAAAAGAGATGAACTTTCAAGACTTTAAAGCAAGACTCTGTCAGTTGACGCGCAGGAAACAGGAACATTATAGAGAGTcatgaagaggaggaaggactGAGGGGAGGTGACATGGGGATGATGGGCAGTGCCTCCCCACTTGGAGAAAGCTCTCCTGAAAACAAGAATGGAGTCTATGCTGAGCAAGTATCACAAGCCTGAAATTAACTTTAACAATACCTATTTCTGAGGAAGTTGTCTAAAGAAGTACAATTGGCTAATAACTAGTCAAAACAGTGGTCTAATTTATGTATACCACACTCATATGAAGTGCacatgggtttatttttttgaacaTCAATAGGGACAGTAGGAGAATTGGGAACActaaaaaagcttttaaaagctgGATCTATCCACGGCCGCATTCTGTACAACTCCACtactaaaataagaaaaaaaaaatagaactaattttctaaatattttgattaCTTTTTCATTCTCCAACACTTCCTTCCTCCTACACACAATTTCTTGGAAGCTGAAGTGACACTCAAGAGCAAATATGAAGCATACACGAACAgtattttccactgtttttctAAAGAGTCACTAGTCCAGCAATTTTAAAGTGATCTATGtgctaaaaataaacacatgaaagagtttcttaaaaaaaaaaaaaatccactgcaaCCTTAACTTCtacttaagaaaaatattctaagGATTAGCGCTAAACTTCCCAATGGAGGACAGGTCAGTAACTGCAAGTATTCTGCCAAACCTGCGACTTGGTGTTGCAGAACTGTCAACATCCCAAGTTTACTACCTGCTACCAAGTGGAAAACAGACTGTATCCCCAAAAGAAGTGGGAAAACCACAATTCATAAACTGGTCTTCTGACATACATAAACATACGGTGCAGGTATGTATTCAGAGACTGCTACCTACAGCTGAGAACAGTCCTCCCAGCATGACTAACAGTAAATGATTAACAATAAAATGTGCAAGATTTGTAAGAGCAGTATTTGAAATGTTCCCGACTGCTCAATGCCCCTAGGCCCAAACTATCCCCTCGTTCATAGTGGTGTAAGTCAGGGCAGCTCTGGTGAAGTTACAGTAGAAATTGCTGTGCATGAGGATTTCTGTGTGAGAAGAACAGTCCCTTGAACTACAGACTAGTTCAGTCCTGACCACACTACAATAGGGAATTGTGTTTAAACCATGAGTAATCATGTAATCATCTCCCAGCATAGTACTTCTTTTCTGCACACATGGAATGTAAATGGCCAAGATTTACAACTGATGATTTTGCAGATTTAATGGATTATATTTCTTTAATGGTTCTGGCAATGCAAACTCAGTTAAAAAACACCACcgaaaaaaaacaaccaaaaaaaaaatcccacgcTCACTGCTGTCTGCGTTTCCTTCATTTGATGATTTATCTGGCACACAGTTAGGGTTTTCTAACAGTGCAGAAGTGTTCAAAAACATCCAGTTACTTGGGCTGGGGTGAGGGAGAAGGGTGGTCCTATGGTTAAAGTCCAGGTGTAGAAGATATACCACAATAGGTAATAAAGCTAAATCACATTTGGGTAAATCGTAACTCTTATGTCTCTGTCATTAGTCTAGAAAACTGAGCAGACATCCCAGTTCCTAAGTAAGGGCTGTGAAACAAAACCATCACCAACTCATAAAACGCCTTGAGTTTCCCAGATGAAAACTCCGAAGAGGAACAAAACATGAGCAGTAAAGTCACTTGGTGTTTAATGGCTTTCGAAGTCACCTTGCAAAACAGTTCAAATATCAAAACTATCCCCAACTAGAAAGCCAAGTGGCAGTATTCTCCCTTCTACCACCCACTGCTGCGTGAGACAGAGGAGTGCTGCGGAAGCTGGGCGGGAGACGAGCTGGGGGAATGGGACCAGTCTTTgctggtgaggagcagcagcacactgGACCACAGAAGAAACCTCACCCAACAGCATGGGGCCTTGAGGATGAAGAATGAAGGCAAACACACTTGGCCGGATGGAAACCACATACCATGATGCAGGAAAATGGTGGTTCTGATGCAGTTCAAAGCACAGCCAAACTGGTTTCATTTGCTGAGGATGGCTGCACACTAACAACACACCAACGTGTGTTTCAAGTGCTGTTAGAACCATACCGCATACAACACTTATCCTTGGTTTTTCCCCCCTATAATGCACTAAAGTAAATCCAGACCTTAAAGAATAACTTGCATAGTAAGAAAAGGTCATCAATTTAATCATTTACTTTAAGCAGGCAAGCGAATTTGTAAACATTCAAAAGCGGCAGCATCCAAGTTACAAacaatttaaggaaaaaagaattgagattaaggttttttttatcctctcaaaaattttggaaataatcttttaaaacacTGCAAACATTGAACACTCGGTTACACCTCTTCTAATCCTGCTAATAGTCCTGCTTTCCAAGGAATTCTGCTTTCTAAAAACACATGGTTTCACAGTTGCCATACTTTTCAGCATTTGCCGTTCGGAAGTCAGCTACCGGAGCATTTCACCTCAGCCTAAATCCCGTTAGCAAAGGGAATGCTGGTGTCTTGATTCAACACCTCTTTAACTTCCGAGGGCAAAGCATCAAAGAGGTGATCTTCCACCACGAGCCCGCTTTTCCTGAGAAGCTGGCACTGCCCCAGCGTGGCTGGCAGACGGTCCAAGCAGTTTCCCTTCAGTTCCAGATGAGTCAGCTGCACCAGTTGACTAACTTTATCTGGGATTGAGGTAATGCAGTTTTGTCCCAGACTCAAAGTCCTCAATTTAACACATTTAAACAACTGTTTTGGCAAAACATCGACTTTGTTTCCTGTGATGTGAAAATGCTGCAGATTTTGAAGCAAACCTATTTCCACTGGAATCAATGCGATGGAGTTGTAGCTTACATCTAAACACCTAAGTTTCTGTAAACTGAACACTGCGGCTGGTAAGGATTCGAGTTTGTTATTGGAAAGATAAAGAGACTCCAAATTCTTTATGTGGGTAATGGAGGAAGGAATGTTGACTATTTTATTGTGCCACAGCTTTAAACAAGTCAATCTTTTTAAGTGCTGGAAACTGATGATTTCTTCAATTGTGCGTATGCTATTTGACTTTAAATCCAGTTCCTGTAAGTTAGAGAGGCTGAAGATGGCGTGGGGAATTCTCTCCAGTTCACAGTTCTGCAGTTCCAACTCCGCAACATTAGTCATTTTCTTAAGGCTATTGAGTACCACAAGCTTAGTGCCGTCATTATGAATGACTAGTTTTGTCAGATGTGGTGCCACATCTGTGATATTGGGGGGAATTTTGGTCAAATTGCTCTTCACATGGAGAATTTTAAGGTGTCTCAATTCTCTGAGAGATTCAAGCCCTatcattttattgttttcagaGTTCAAGTTGCCTATCAAGTACAATTCACGGAGGTTTTTGAGCAAATACACCCATGCAGGAATTTCTGCAACATCTGTGAATTTCACATGAAGGCATCTCAAGTGGTCCCGGAGGAAGCTGAAGGCAGTCTGCTCAACCTTCGCAGGGCAGTGGCACAGATGAAGCTCCTGAAGATTGGTCATCTGGGAAATTTTCGGTGGGATTTTCGCTTCAGGAATTAGCTCCAGTTTCAACACATCCAGATCCGTCAGATCAAACACTGCATCGGGGACTCCCGACAGCATGAAGAGGTGCAACTCTTGCTTGTCCTGGGCATTGCGGGAAACATGTTGCCGCAGCTTTTCAAAAGTCCATTCATGGTTTAAACTAATTTCCCGTAGTTTGTTCTCACTTACCTCCGACAAAAAGACACCAAATCGCTTAGAATACAGCTGGTCATACTGATCTACCATAtgcaagagaaaagcaaaatcatttTTGACATCGGGTATATCACTGAAGCTACTCTCTTCTCTGACCTTTTCAAAGGAATACTCTTTTAAAGGTATTCGGAACAGCCAGAAAAGTGTGTAGAGGCAGATAAAACCATAGACACAGATAAGGGAAATATAGCTGATAAGCAGCTTCTTCAACATGTAAGCCATGTTGTGCGTACATTCAAACTGTGTGTAGCCAATCAGGTGTTCCACTTTCGGGTTGCAGATGTGTTCAAAACTAATGGTGTTGACAAAGTTTGCAGTATAGCAGAGAATAAATATGAACTTGACAGTCTTGATGACAGTCTGGCCAACATAGAGCTTGTAAATCAGATCACTGTCCTCCACGTGAGCCCGGAACTTACGGACTTTCTCAAACAGCGCTTTGGCTTGTTCACCGTCTTTCTTATCTAAAATAGTAACGCTGGGAACCTCGATCATCGGTTTGTCAGCTGAAAATTTGAAGCCAGACTTTGTTATCATGGGAGTGCTGGCACTCGGGCTTCCTTCGTCACTGCTAGTGGAAACATACTTGGGCAGGGACTGGGCGCCAGTTAACCGCTGTTTGTTCTCCTCAGAGTCCTCACATGCCGTTTCAGACAATGCTTTTGTAGTCCAAGGGGACTCAAAGCACTTCCCTAATATAGACACAAAATGCTCAATTTTTGAGCAAGTCTTGGGATACTTGAACCAAAAATTGCTACTGACTATTAGAATGATAGTATGGATGAGAACAAGATAGGGAAAATACTTTGAATACCAAGGAAGAGCCAAATGATAGCACATCTGGTTAATAAACACGTATTGCTGAAAATCCAAATTTGTTTTACGGCCCAAAGAATCTTTTTGCTCCTTCTTCAGCTCCTGGCCTGATTCAGTGGGTTGGTACTGAGAAGAGGTAGCTCTGCTCAGAGGTACATCAGGTGTTACAGTAGGGGCACTTCCGAAGGAAACCGTTCTCATTGACGTTTCTTCTCCTTGACCAGTGGTTGTTTCAACAGTGGTGAAGTCAGCCTTCCCTGATGTGCCGGGTTGTGCTTTTGAATTTACAGTAGACTGCAAAACTGGCAAACAGACCACCTGGTCTTTGGTCAGCTGCATGGTTCCAGCAAAAATAGCAACCATTAGCATGACAACGGCTAGATAATCCATAAATACATCCCACCATGGTTTCAAGATCCGATAAGTTGGCTGGATGTCATTAAGCGATGCAACTTCTGCAAGGGTAAACATTCCTACAagagaacaaagacaaaaatcagtatTGTTGACTCATGAGCAGGTTATTTCACCATTTAATAACAATCACACCATGATATACAGAACCTCAGAAGGTTCcaattttcattgttttgttgCCTGTCACACACTGCCCATCATTCCACTCACAGTTTTCTCAAAGGATACGTGCTGAAATGGTACATTACTTTAGTAACAAAACAGAAGTCTTCTCACTTCAGGTCAAATGACATTTACGTATCTTTGCGACTTCCTAGTATAAGCACCAAAGCCTGCTCTGTGCAACTGAAATATCTGAAAGGCAAAGTGCTGTAGCTTACATGTATTAATAACATGAATAGCAACAATTGATTACACTGCATAAAAATCAGATTCTGTAAAAATGACTGCTTGAGTCTAAACGCCTGAAATCCAGCATTAACATTATTTTGCAGTACcttgcatttaaataaaatagcatCTGTTAAATTCTTTGCACCTTGCTCATGACTTGCATAGCACATTTTATGCCTCTTGTTACATTATGAACAATGtctcttatttcttttcatttaacaCTGTAAGAGTCAATGTCTCCCACTCCTTGTTATTGAGCATCCACATTGCTTACCAGATTGATTGGCTTCTTTCCCTTAAGTACCACGGCACATGGGAAAGTTTGCAGTTACTGTGTGAATATTTGGCACAACTGTTTTAATGTGTTTGGATGTTTTACAGTGAAGAAATAGTTACACCTATTAACGGTACTGtataattttttccccccaattaatgaagaaataatccTTCCTCAGAAAAATCCAACCCAGCTAACCAAGAAAAAATACCCCATAATTCTTTCTTAACATAATggtgaaagtattttttcagattATCACCACAGCCTGGTCATCCCAGGAAGCTGGTTAGTTCAGGTagcacaggagcagcctgcAAGCCTTCACTTTAAATTAAATACGTGCACTGTGAGACAAAGTGGCAAACTGATAGTGCGAGAGTCCAAATCTCTTTGCAGCTTTGAAtagcttgctttgttttttgttttgacaaaATCTAGGGGAATC contains the following coding sequences:
- the LRRC8D gene encoding volume-regulated anion channel subunit LRRC8D; translation: MFTLAEVASLNDIQPTYRILKPWWDVFMDYLAVVMLMVAIFAGTMQLTKDQVVCLPVLQSTVNSKAQPGTSGKADFTTVETTTGQGEETSMRTVSFGSAPTVTPDVPLSRATSSQYQPTESGQELKKEQKDSLGRKTNLDFQQYVFINQMCYHLALPWYSKYFPYLVLIHTIILIVSSNFWFKYPKTCSKIEHFVSILGKCFESPWTTKALSETACEDSEENKQRLTGAQSLPKYVSTSSDEGSPSASTPMITKSGFKFSADKPMIEVPSVTILDKKDGEQAKALFEKVRKFRAHVEDSDLIYKLYVGQTVIKTVKFIFILCYTANFVNTISFEHICNPKVEHLIGYTQFECTHNMAYMLKKLLISYISLICVYGFICLYTLFWLFRIPLKEYSFEKVREESSFSDIPDVKNDFAFLLHMVDQYDQLYSKRFGVFLSEVSENKLREISLNHEWTFEKLRQHVSRNAQDKQELHLFMLSGVPDAVFDLTDLDVLKLELIPEAKIPPKISQMTNLQELHLCHCPAKVEQTAFSFLRDHLRCLHVKFTDVAEIPAWVYLLKNLRELYLIGNLNSENNKMIGLESLRELRHLKILHVKSNLTKIPPNITDVAPHLTKLVIHNDGTKLVVLNSLKKMTNVAELELQNCELERIPHAIFSLSNLQELDLKSNSIRTIEEIISFQHLKRLTCLKLWHNKIVNIPSSITHIKNLESLYLSNNKLESLPAAVFSLQKLRCLDVSYNSIALIPVEIGLLQNLQHFHITGNKVDVLPKQLFKCVKLRTLSLGQNCITSIPDKVSQLVQLTHLELKGNCLDRLPATLGQCQLLRKSGLVVEDHLFDALPSEVKEVLNQDTSIPFANGI